A single region of the Brassica rapa cultivar Chiifu-401-42 chromosome A03, CAAS_Brap_v3.01, whole genome shotgun sequence genome encodes:
- the LOC103860525 gene encoding photosystem II stability/assembly factor HCF136, chloroplastic, producing MASLQLCDGYLLSKPSVSPRFRLPQRISHRLIPKASASPPPPPPPSSSSSSLSLTRRDLLYQSAAVSLSLSSIVGPAKADEQLSEWERVFLPIDPGVVLLDIAFVPEEPSRGFLLGTRQTLLETKDGGNTWAPRSIPSAEEEDFNYRFNSISFKGKEGWIIGKPAILLYTADAGENWDRIPLSSQLPGDMVFIEATGEKSAEMVTDEGAIYVTSNKGYNWKAAIQETVSATLNRTVSSGISGASYYTGTFSAVNRSPDGRYVAVSSRGNFFLTWEPGQPYWQPHNRAVARRIQNMGWRADGGLWLLVRGGGLYLSKGTGISEEFDEVPVQSRGFGILDVGYRSEEEAWAAGGSGILLRTRNGGKSWNRDKAADNIAANLYAVKFVDDKKGFVLGNDGVLLRYVG from the exons ATGGCGTCTCTGCAACTCTGCGACGGTTATCTTCTCTCAAAGCCCTCTGTATCTCCACGATTCCGTCTCCCTCAACGAATCTCTCATCGCCTCATCCCTAAAGCCTCCGCTTCTCCTCCTCCGCCTCCACCaccatcgtcttcttcttcttcattgtcTCTCACTCGGCGGGATCTTCTCTACCAATCTGCGGCAGTATCACTCTCCCTCTCCTCCATCGTCGGACCAGCTAAAGCTGATGAACAGTTATCCGAATGGGAACGAGTCTTCCTCCCAATCGATCCCGGCGTCGTTCTTCTCGACATTGCTTTCGTCCCCGAGGAGCCTAGCCGCG GGTTTCTACTGGGAACGAGGCAGACTCTGTTAGAGACCAAAGACGGCGGAAACACATGGGCTCCACGATCAATCCCTTCAGCTGAAGAAGAGGATTTCAATTACAGGTTCAATTCTATCAGCTTCAAAGGCAAAGAAGGATGGATCATTGGCAAGCCTGCGATCTTGCTGTACACTGCTGATGCTGGAGAGAATTGGGATAGAATCCCCCTTAGCtctcagcttcctggtgatatG GTGTTTATAGAGGCGACTGGAGAGAAGAGTGCAGAGATGGTTACCGATGAAGGTGCTATCTATGTTACTTCCAACAAGGGATATAACTGGAAAGCTGCTATTCAGGAAACCGTTTCAGCTACTTTGAACAG AACAGTCTCGAGTGGAATCAGTGGTGCTAGTTACTACACGGGAACCTTCAGTGCTGTTAATCGTTCACCGGATGGAAGATATGTTGCTGTTTCGAGCCGTGGTAACTTCTTTTTGACATGGGAGCCTGGGCAG CCTTACTGGCAACCACACAATAGAGCAGTTGCAAGAAGAATTCAGAACATGGGATGGAGAGCTGATGGTGGTCTTTGGCTTCTTGTTCGAGGTGGAGGACTTTATCTTAGCAAAGGCACTGGG ATTTCAGAGGAGTTTGATGAAGTTCCAGTACAGAGCCGTGGCTTTGGTATTCTAGATGTTGGTTATCGCTCAGAG GAAGAAGCATGGGCAGCAGGAGGTAGTGGGATTCTACTGAGAACAAGAAACGGAGGAAAGTCATGGAACCGTGACAAAGCTGCTGATAATATCGCAGCTAATCTATACGCGGTCAA ATTTGTGGATGATAAGAAAGGATTTGTGCTTGGAAACGATGGAGTGTTGCTTCGATATGTCGGATGA